A window of Carassius auratus strain Wakin unplaced genomic scaffold, ASM336829v1 scaf_tig00027160, whole genome shotgun sequence contains these coding sequences:
- the LOC113079108 gene encoding zona pellucida sperm-binding protein 3-like yields MMTEEELVYTFALTYTPVAFAGTPIIRTEGAVVGVQCHYQRLCNVSSNALRPTWVPYASTEVAEDVLVFSMNLMLDDWANQRPSNVYYLGDTINIEASVKVYNHVPLRVFVDNCVATQVPDVTSVPRYSFIENHG; encoded by the exons ATG ATGACTGAGGAGGAGCTTGTCTACACCTTTGCTCTTACCTACACTCCTGTGGCATTTGCTGGCACTCCGATTATCCGTACTGAGGGTGCAGTTGTTGGCGTTCAATGCCACTATCAAAG ATTGTGTAATGTGAGCAGTAATGCTTTGAGGCCAACTTGGGTTCCTTATGCTTCAACGGAGGTTGCCGAAGATGTCTTGGTGTTCTCCATGAACCTCATGCTGG ATGACTGGGCCAATCAGAGGCCTTCAAATGTGTACTACTTGGGTGACACTATTAATATTGAGGCATCTGTGAAGGTGTACAACCACGTCCCCctgcgtgtgtttgtggacaACTGTGTGGCCACCCAAGTACCTGATGTGACTTCTGTTCCGAGATATTCCTTCATTGAGAATCATGGGTAA
- the LOC113079107 gene encoding zona pellucida sperm-binding protein 3-like isoform X1, whose product MGFLKGVLVLVVIVAFDLKSALGSLKLRQSPSSRKPQSASASASRVHDLSSQGFLNPFQKASQLPSLDYRKFAQDPLGLQEKQLLQGPVKPLSWKFPVVPEVQRELAVNFQLRKPVTPSSVAVQCSEDRVHVEVKKDMFSNGQLIQPSGLSMGGCPVVGEDSASGVLILEYALQDCNSVLMMTADELVYTFALTYTPVAFAGTPITRTEGAVVGVQCHYQRLHNVSSNALRPTWVPYASTEVAEDVLVFSMNLMMDDWANQRPSNVYYLGDIINIEASVKVYNHVPLRVFVDRCVATQVPDVTSVPRYSLIENHGCLVDAKATASSSHFLPRTQEDKIRFQLEAFMFQGGSSPSIYITCTVKATLGSAPSDALHKSCSFSNGWLAADGNHQVCACCDSTCGPEGGRDAPIGVGVQWEGKASLGPVMVQGRQKTLAGLQ is encoded by the exons ATGGGGTTCTTGAAAGGTGTGTTAGTGTTGGTTGTGATTGTGGCTTTTGATCTGAAGAGTGCATTGGGAAGTTTGAAACTCCGTCAAAGTCCAAGCAGCAGAAAGCCGCAATCAGCTTCAGCTTCAGCTTCCAGAGTTCATGATCTTTCTTCTCAAGGGTTCTTGAATCCTTTCCAAAAGGCTTCTCAGCTTCCCAGTCTTGACTACAGAAAATTTGCGCAAGACCCTCTTGGTCTTCAGGAGAAGCAGCTGTTGCAGGGTCCAGTCAAGCCTTTGTCCTGGAAGTTTCCCGTTGTTCCAGAGGTGCAACGTGAGTTGGCGGTGAACTTCCAGTTGAGGAAACCTGTGACTCCCAGTAGTGTGGCTGTTCAATGCAGTGAGGACCGGGTTCATGTGGAGGTAAAGAAGGATATGTTCAGCAATGGTCAGCTGATCCAACCATCTGGTTTGTCTATGGGAGGCTGTCCTGTTGTTGGTGAGGATTCTGCCTCTGGGGTGCTCATCCTTGAATATGCACTACAGGACTGCAATAGTGTGCTGATG ATGACTGCGGATGAGCTAGTCTACACCTTTGCTCTTACCTACACCCCTGTGGCGTTTGCTGGCACGCCGATTACCCGTACTGAGGGTGCAGTTGTTGGCGTTCAATGCCACTATCAAAG GCTCCATAATGTGAGCAGTAATGCTTTGAGGCCAACTTGGGTTCCTTATGCTTCAACGGAGGTTGCTGAAGACGTCTTGGTGTTCTCCATGAACCTCATGATGG ATGACTGGGCCAATCAGAGGCCTTCAAATGTGTACTACTTGGGtgacattattaatattgaagCATCTGTGAAGGTGTACAACCACGTCCCCctgcgtgtgtttgtggaccGCTGTGTGGCCACCCAAGTACCTGATGTGACTTCTGTTCCGAGATATTCCCTCATTGAGAATCATGG GTGCCTTGTGGATGCCAAGGCTACGGCTTCCAGCTCCCACTTCTTGCCTCGGACCCAGGAAGACAAGATCCGGTTCCAGCTGGAGGCTTTCATGTTCCAGGGAGGATCCAGTCCTTCT ATCTACATAACGTGTACCGTGAAGGCCACTCTTGGTTCTGCACCCAGTGACGCTCTCCACAAATCCTGTTCCTTTTCCAACGG GTGGCTTGCTGCTGATGGGAACCACCAGGTTTGTGCTTGCTGTGACTCAACTTGTGGCCCTGAAGGGGGACGTGATGCTCCTATTGGGG TAGGTGTTCAGTGGGAAGGCAAGGCCTCCCTCGGTCCTGTAATGGTCCAAGGGCGACAGAAGACTCTAGCTGGGCTTCAATAA
- the LOC113079107 gene encoding zona pellucida sperm-binding protein 3-like isoform X2 — protein sequence MGFLKGVLVLVVIVAFDLKSALGSLKLRQSPSSRKPQSASASASRVHDLSSQGFLNPFQKASQLPSLDYRKFAQDPLGLQEKQLLQGPVKPLSWKFPVVPEVQRELAVNFQLRKPVTPSSVAVQCSEDRVHVEVKKDMFSNGQLIQPSGLSMGGCPVVGEDSASGVLILEYALQDCNSVLMMTADELVYTFALTYTPVAFAGTPITRTEGAVVGVQCHYQRLHNVSSNALRPTWVPYASTEVAEDVLVFSMNLMMDDWANQRPSNVYYLGDIINIEASVKVYNHVPLRVFVDRCVATQVPDVTSVPRYSLIENHGCLVDAKATASSSHFLPRTQEDKIRFQLEAFMFQGGSSPSIYITCTVKATLGSAPSDALHKSCSFSNGWLAADGNHQVCACCDSTCGPEGGRDAPIGGVQWEGKASLGPVMVQGRQKTLAGLQ from the exons ATGGGGTTCTTGAAAGGTGTGTTAGTGTTGGTTGTGATTGTGGCTTTTGATCTGAAGAGTGCATTGGGAAGTTTGAAACTCCGTCAAAGTCCAAGCAGCAGAAAGCCGCAATCAGCTTCAGCTTCAGCTTCCAGAGTTCATGATCTTTCTTCTCAAGGGTTCTTGAATCCTTTCCAAAAGGCTTCTCAGCTTCCCAGTCTTGACTACAGAAAATTTGCGCAAGACCCTCTTGGTCTTCAGGAGAAGCAGCTGTTGCAGGGTCCAGTCAAGCCTTTGTCCTGGAAGTTTCCCGTTGTTCCAGAGGTGCAACGTGAGTTGGCGGTGAACTTCCAGTTGAGGAAACCTGTGACTCCCAGTAGTGTGGCTGTTCAATGCAGTGAGGACCGGGTTCATGTGGAGGTAAAGAAGGATATGTTCAGCAATGGTCAGCTGATCCAACCATCTGGTTTGTCTATGGGAGGCTGTCCTGTTGTTGGTGAGGATTCTGCCTCTGGGGTGCTCATCCTTGAATATGCACTACAGGACTGCAATAGTGTGCTGATG ATGACTGCGGATGAGCTAGTCTACACCTTTGCTCTTACCTACACCCCTGTGGCGTTTGCTGGCACGCCGATTACCCGTACTGAGGGTGCAGTTGTTGGCGTTCAATGCCACTATCAAAG GCTCCATAATGTGAGCAGTAATGCTTTGAGGCCAACTTGGGTTCCTTATGCTTCAACGGAGGTTGCTGAAGACGTCTTGGTGTTCTCCATGAACCTCATGATGG ATGACTGGGCCAATCAGAGGCCTTCAAATGTGTACTACTTGGGtgacattattaatattgaagCATCTGTGAAGGTGTACAACCACGTCCCCctgcgtgtgtttgtggaccGCTGTGTGGCCACCCAAGTACCTGATGTGACTTCTGTTCCGAGATATTCCCTCATTGAGAATCATGG GTGCCTTGTGGATGCCAAGGCTACGGCTTCCAGCTCCCACTTCTTGCCTCGGACCCAGGAAGACAAGATCCGGTTCCAGCTGGAGGCTTTCATGTTCCAGGGAGGATCCAGTCCTTCT ATCTACATAACGTGTACCGTGAAGGCCACTCTTGGTTCTGCACCCAGTGACGCTCTCCACAAATCCTGTTCCTTTTCCAACGG GTGGCTTGCTGCTGATGGGAACCACCAGGTTTGTGCTTGCTGTGACTCAACTTGTGGCCCTGAAGGGGGACGTGATGCTCCTATTGGGG GTGTTCAGTGGGAAGGCAAGGCCTCCCTCGGTCCTGTAATGGTCCAAGGGCGACAGAAGACTCTAGCTGGGCTTCAATAA
- the LOC113079106 gene encoding zona pellucida sperm-binding protein 3-like — MGFLQRVLVLVVIVAFDLKSALGSLKHRQSPSSRKPQSASASASASRVPDLSSQGFLNPFQKASQLPSLDYRTFAQDPLGLQEKQLLQGPVKPLSWKFPVVPEVQRELAVNFQLRKPVTPSSVAVQCSEDWVHVEVKKDMFGNGQLIQPSGLSMGGCAVVGEDSASGVLILEYALQDCNSVLMMTADELVYTFALTYTPVAFAGTPITRTEGAVVGVQCHYQRLHNVSSNALRPTWVPYASTEVAEDVLVFSMNLMMDDWANQRPSNLYYLGDIINIEASVKVYNHVPLRVFVDRCVATQVPDVTSVPRYSLIENHGCLVDAKATASSSHFLPRTHEDKIRFQLEAFMFQGGSSPSIYITCTVKATLASAPSDALHKSCSFSNGYVHAA; from the exons ATGGGGTTCTTGCAACGTGTGTTAGTGTTGGTTGTGATTGTGGCTTTTGATCTGAAGAGTGCATTGGGAAGTTTGAAACACCGTCAAAGTCCAAGCAGCAGAAAGCCACAATCAGCTTCAGCTTCAGCTTCAGCTTCCAGAGTTCCTGATCTTTCTTCTCAAGGGTTCTTGAATCCTTTCCAAAAGGCTTCTCAGCTTCCCAGTCTTGACTACAGAACATTTGCGCAAGACCCTCTTGGTCTTCAGGAGAAGCAGCTGTTGCAGGGTCCAGTCAAGCCTTTGTCCTGGAAGTTTCCCGTTGTTCCAGAGGTGCAACGTGAGTTGGCGGTGAACTTCCAGTTGAGGAAACCTGTGACTCCCAGTAGTGTGGCTGTTCAATGCAGTGAGGACTGGGTTCATGTGGAGGTGAAGAAGGATATGTTCGGCAATGGTCAGCTGATCCAACCATCTGGTTTGTCTATGGGAGGCTGTGCTGTTGTTGGTGAGGACTCTGCCTCTGGGGTGCTCATCCTTGAATATGCACTACAGGACTGCAATAGTGTGCTGATG ATGACTGCGGATGAGCTAGTCTACACCTTTGCTCTTACCTACACCCCTGTGGCGTTTGCTGGCACGCCGATTACCCGTACTGAGGGTGCAGTTGTTGGCGTTCAATGCCACTATCAAAG GCTCCATAATGTGAGCAGTAATGCTTTGAGGCCAACTTGGGTTCCTTATGCTTCAACGGAGGTTGCTGAAGACGTCTTGGTGTTCTCCATGAACCTCATGATGG ATGACTGGGCCAATCAGAGGCCTTCAAATTTGTACTACTTGGGtgacattattaatattgaagCATCTGTGAAGGTGTACAACCACGTCCCCctgcgtgtgtttgtggaccGCTGTGTGGCCACCCAAGTACCTGATGTGACTTCTGTTCCGAGATATTCCCTCATTGAGAACCATGG GTGCCTTGTGGATGCCAAGGCTACGGCTTCCAGCTCCCACTTCTTGCCTCGGACCCATGAAGACAAGATCCGGTTCCAGCTGGAGGCTTTCATGTTCCAGGGAGGATCCAGTCCTTCT ATCTACATAACGTGTACCGTGAAGGCCACTCTTGCTTCTGCACCCAGTGACGCTCTCCACAAATCCTGTTCCTTTTCCAACGGATATGTTCATGCTGCTTAA